In Pseudoalteromonas piratica, the following proteins share a genomic window:
- a CDS encoding PepSY-associated TM helix domain-containing protein codes for MKSGFRQSMAWLHTWTGILVSWLLYFIFVTGTLGYFDSEIDAWMAPELPPNTASVSASLNTADTHLNAYGLDAKEWRIYLPIVRSEPHLWLRYQQKNADGKLKNVSKTLNGENGEELIHRKTGGGQALYRMHYRLHYLPRQFAYYLVGIFTAFMLLGLVTGIVVHKKIFKEFFTFRRNKGASSWLDGHNLMSVVSLPFHLMITYSGLIMFMFTYVPFVLNASYGFGAENKQRFFDDYYQRGAPNSPSGIAATPLGLNTLYQRAEEVLANNKDTRRAIAIRVYHPHDSNSLAVFSLEQKSPSDDGGKLILHATTGALYQYTPQYQGTRHVQSVFLELHEGIFATLPVRWLYFFAGLTGSIMIASGMVLWTTKRRKKALTNPQGLPFSFKLTEGLNIGTVVGLPAAIAVYFLANRLIPVDFAHRADWEMHCFFITWFCFIAYGCWFSWRKLAAVAWYRLWLSAGFLFVLVPMVNALTTHRGLIASLQNKDTLFVAFDLVTMLAALCCFTIAAKVKKHRLTPLPTCTNNTQPKEATV; via the coding sequence ATGAAAAGTGGTTTTAGACAATCCATGGCGTGGCTGCATACCTGGACAGGCATCTTAGTAAGTTGGCTGCTCTACTTTATTTTTGTGACAGGTACCTTAGGCTATTTTGATAGTGAAATTGATGCCTGGATGGCGCCAGAATTACCCCCCAATACTGCATCGGTAAGTGCATCGTTAAATACTGCTGATACCCACTTAAATGCTTATGGGCTTGATGCAAAAGAGTGGCGAATTTACTTACCAATTGTCAGGTCCGAGCCTCATTTGTGGCTAAGGTATCAACAGAAAAATGCCGACGGAAAACTCAAAAACGTCAGTAAAACCCTTAATGGCGAAAACGGCGAAGAGCTTATCCATCGTAAAACAGGCGGCGGCCAAGCACTTTATCGCATGCATTACCGCTTGCACTATTTACCTAGGCAGTTTGCCTATTACCTAGTTGGCATCTTTACCGCTTTTATGTTGCTTGGTTTAGTCACCGGTATTGTGGTGCATAAAAAAATATTTAAAGAGTTTTTCACCTTTCGCCGTAACAAAGGCGCGAGTTCGTGGCTTGATGGCCATAACTTAATGAGTGTAGTGAGCTTGCCATTTCATTTGATGATCACTTACTCAGGGCTGATTATGTTTATGTTTACCTACGTCCCCTTCGTATTGAATGCGAGTTACGGCTTTGGGGCTGAAAATAAACAACGCTTTTTTGATGATTATTACCAGCGCGGTGCGCCCAATAGTCCATCTGGTATAGCGGCAACTCCGCTAGGGCTAAATACCTTGTACCAAAGGGCTGAAGAAGTCTTAGCAAACAACAAAGATACTCGTCGCGCCATCGCCATTCGTGTTTATCATCCACACGACAGCAACAGTTTGGCGGTATTTTCCCTTGAGCAAAAGTCGCCAAGCGATGATGGTGGAAAGCTAATTTTGCATGCCACTACGGGTGCACTTTACCAATATACACCGCAGTATCAGGGAACACGTCATGTGCAGTCTGTATTTTTGGAGCTCCACGAAGGTATATTTGCTACCTTACCGGTGCGCTGGCTTTATTTTTTTGCAGGTCTTACAGGTTCAATCATGATTGCATCAGGCATGGTATTGTGGACCACCAAGCGCCGTAAAAAAGCGCTCACTAACCCACAGGGATTACCTTTTAGCTTTAAACTGACCGAAGGTTTAAATATTGGTACTGTTGTTGGTTTGCCTGCTGCCATTGCGGTGTACTTTTTAGCAAACCGTCTTATTCCTGTCGATTTTGCGCACCGTGCTGATTGGGAAATGCACTGCTTTTTTATCACCTGGTTCTGTTTTATTGCCTATGGCTGTTGGTTTAGCTGGCGTAAATTAGCGGCCGTTGCGTGGTATCGGCTATGGCTAAGTGCTGGCTTTTTATTTGTCCTAGTGCCTATGGTAAATGCCCTCACCACACACCGTGGTTTGATTGCCAGTTTACAAAATAAGGATACGCTGTTTGTTGCCTTTGATTTAGTCACTATGTTGGCTGCGCTTTGCTGCTTTACCATCGCAGCAAAGGTGAAAAAGCATCGCTTAACACCACTTCCAACATGCACCAATAACACACAACCCAAAGAGGCGACTGTATGA
- a CDS encoding DUF3325 family protein, producing MSFVISLLLIYQALCLFLLAMPKYTKTLGREFKPLDKQIRCYRGGAWLLMATALLILSLQMGVANGLVVIFGATALLATVLSVAFKKAPFLSLFPVIPNKKPINLMITSVLLLELTLWYFV from the coding sequence ATGAGTTTCGTTATTTCGCTTTTATTAATTTATCAGGCGCTGTGTTTGTTTTTACTCGCCATGCCTAAGTACACAAAAACCCTAGGTCGCGAGTTTAAACCGCTTGATAAACAAATTCGCTGTTATCGAGGTGGCGCATGGTTACTGATGGCTACTGCATTGCTTATTTTGAGTTTACAAATGGGAGTGGCAAATGGGCTTGTGGTTATCTTCGGCGCCACGGCATTGCTTGCTACTGTGCTTTCAGTAGCGTTTAAAAAAGCACCGTTTTTGTCGCTTTTTCCGGTTATTCCCAACAAAAAGCCAATTAATTTAATGATAACCAGTGTGTTATTACTGGAATTAACGCTCTGGTACTTTGTTTAG
- the upp gene encoding uracil phosphoribosyltransferase: MNVVEVKHPLISHKMGLLRQHDISVKAFRELVSEIGSLLTFEATRDLPLEDTTTTTWQGDVTTEQLAGKKLTLVPILRAGLGLNEGVLTVIPCARISVVGLYRDEETLEPVPYFEKLTSDLDKRVALVVDPMLATGGSMIATIDLLKKHGVKEIKAMVLVAAPEGIQALAEAHPDITLYTASVDDKLNEQGYILPGLGDAGDKIFGTKK; encoded by the coding sequence ATGAATGTAGTTGAGGTAAAGCACCCTCTTATCAGTCATAAAATGGGGCTTTTGCGCCAGCACGATATTAGCGTTAAAGCGTTTCGTGAATTGGTATCTGAAATTGGCAGCCTTTTAACCTTTGAAGCAACACGTGATTTACCACTTGAAGATACCACCACAACCACATGGCAGGGCGATGTGACCACCGAGCAATTGGCAGGGAAAAAATTAACCTTAGTGCCAATTTTAAGAGCAGGACTTGGCTTAAACGAAGGTGTATTAACCGTTATTCCTTGTGCCCGAATTTCGGTGGTAGGGCTATATCGTGATGAAGAAACGTTAGAGCCTGTACCGTATTTTGAAAAGCTCACATCCGATTTAGATAAGCGTGTAGCGCTTGTGGTTGACCCAATGCTGGCAACCGGTGGCTCAATGATTGCGACCATTGATTTACTGAAAAAACACGGTGTAAAAGAGATAAAAGCCATGGTACTTGTTGCCGCACCTGAAGGCATTCAAGCGCTGGCAGAGGCTCACCCAGATATTACTCTTTATACTGCCAGTGTCGATGACAAACTGAATGAGCAAGGCTACATATTACCGGGGCTTGGCGATGCCGGTGATAAAATTTTTGGTACAAAAAAATAG
- a CDS encoding alpha/beta hydrolase, whose protein sequence is MKWLILVICVCLQGCSTNYFLYSPNDDIGFNKSDFHHPVKDSFIRSRSGNTLHLQHHLTDDPIGLVIHFHGNRGNLTQTVEKVVWLVDEGYDVLLVDYSGYGLSTGIPTRQHLALDAQTIFEITADLNYSHKVIIATSMGGAIALDGLEKSQLESQFDLLVIDSSFESYQNLAHDVVANIPVAKWFSNKIPSLVSDERAPKENITALTDVDMVIAHCQDDNLIPISRGQALYSFAGENSQFWQFEGCRHARTFTNEFPDNQQRLLSYINENRTNKLTARNSQSVLLD, encoded by the coding sequence ATGAAGTGGTTAATACTGGTAATATGCGTATGCTTGCAAGGATGCAGTACTAATTATTTTCTTTACAGCCCCAATGATGACATTGGCTTTAATAAAAGTGACTTTCACCATCCGGTAAAAGACAGTTTTATCCGTTCTCGCTCGGGAAACACCCTGCATTTACAGCACCATTTAACTGATGACCCGATTGGTCTAGTAATTCACTTTCATGGTAACCGCGGCAATTTAACACAAACCGTTGAAAAGGTAGTGTGGTTGGTTGATGAAGGCTACGATGTGTTGCTGGTTGATTATTCAGGTTATGGTCTTTCAACGGGTATTCCCACACGCCAGCATCTTGCCCTTGATGCGCAAACTATTTTCGAGATAACTGCTGACTTAAATTATTCACATAAAGTGATTATTGCCACCTCAATGGGCGGTGCGATTGCACTCGATGGGCTTGAAAAAAGCCAGCTTGAATCTCAGTTTGATCTCTTAGTGATTGATTCGAGTTTCGAAAGTTATCAAAATCTAGCCCATGATGTAGTGGCTAATATTCCAGTTGCTAAATGGTTTAGTAACAAAATTCCAAGTCTGGTAAGTGATGAACGTGCGCCCAAAGAAAATATCACAGCACTTACAGACGTTGATATGGTGATTGCTCATTGCCAAGATGATAATCTAATCCCAATCTCTCGCGGCCAAGCGCTGTATTCGTTTGCAGGGGAAAATAGCCAGTTTTGGCAATTTGAAGGGTGCCGACATGCACGTACCTTCACCAATGAATTTCCCGACAACCAACAGCGTTTGCTCAGCTACATTAACGAAAACCGAACTAACAAGCTAACCGCGCGTAATAGCCAATCGGTTTTACTCGACTAA